The genomic segment AAATGAACGAGTATATTCAGCAGACGCTCGGCGAAATCGGCATCAACGTCGAATACGAAGTGATGGACTGGAACACGGTCATCAATGTGTGGCGCGCAGGGGCCAAGGATGCGAGCGCCAAGGGCGCGACCGCCGTCAACTACAGCTATTTCATCCAGGATCCCTTCACTGCCATGATCCGCCAATCGCAGTGCAATCTGGCACCGCCAGCGGGCACAAACTGGGGCTATTATTGCGACAAGGATATGGATGCCCTGTTCGACAAGGTGCGCAACACCTTCGATGCGGCGGAACAGGACAAGGTGATGCAGCAGATCCATGAGAAATATGTCAACGATGCGCTCTTCCTCATGGTGACGCATGACGTTGCCCCACGCGCCATGACGGGCAAGGTCAAGGGCTTCGTCCAGGCGCAGAACTGGTTCCAGGACTTCTCGACCATCTCGATGGATTGAGTGACACACGGGCGCGCCGGTCTTCCCGATTCCGGCGTTCTGCTGCAGCCGCCCGGCGCGCCCGACTTGTTTGTGCCAATTCAACCGATCGAGTGAGACCCTTATGCTGCTTTATGCGCTCAAACGAATTTTGCATGTCATCCCGGTCACGATTGGCGTCAGCATTGTTTGCTTCATGCTGATCCACATCGCGCCGGGAGATCCCCTCGCGGCGATCCTTCCGTCGGATGCTTCCGCAGAGATGCAGGCGCAAATGCGCAGCTTCTACGGTCTTGATCAGCCACTTCCGGTTCAATATCTGCTCTGGGCATGGCATGCACTGAAAGGTGACCTTGGCACATCGATCGCCAGCGGACGTCCAGTCCTCGGCGAAATTCTCGATGCCTCGGTAAACTCCATCATCCTGGCTGTCGCTGCTGCCGGCATCGGCTTCATCACCGGTTCGGTGCTGGGGTTTCTGGCAGGCGTCTTTCGCGGAACATGGATAGATCGCGCGGCCTCTGCTGTTTCGATGCTTGGTGTCAGCGTGCCTCATTACTGGTTGGGCATGGTTCTCGTCATCGCCTTCTCGGTCACGCTTGGCTGGCTGCCGGCCATGGGCGGCGGTCCGGAAGGATCCACGGGACGCGGATTCAGCTGGGCCTATCTCCAGTTTTTGATCCTGCCTGCCGTCACCATGTCAGTCATTCCCATGGGCATCATCGCCCGCACGATCCGTTCGCTCGTTGCAGACATTCTTTCGCAGGATTTCACGCAGGCGCTCGCGGCCAAGGGGCTGATGAGCAGGCAGATCATGCGTCACGTCATTCGCAATGTCGCCCCAACGGCGCTTTCGGTCATGGGCCTGCAACTTGGATATCTTCTCGGCGGGTCGATCCTCATCGAAACGGTCTTCTCCTGGCCTGGCACCGGATTTCTTTTGAACGGCGCCATTTTCACCCGTGACCTGCCGATACTGCAGGGCACGATCCTCGTACTCGCGATGTTCTTCGTGCTGCTGAACCTTGCCGTCGACGTGCTCCAGAGCGCCATCGACCCCCGTATCCAGAGGAGCTGACCATGAGCGCAGTCACTGCAGAAATCGGCGCGCCTGTTCTCGTCCCCGTCGCAAAATCCCCTGGCTTCTGGAGCAATGTTCTGCGTCGGCTCGCCCGCGATCCGGTGGCCATGATTGCTCTGGCAATCATTGTCATTCTGGTTCTTATCGCGATTTTCGCGCCTTACATCGCACCATACGATCCATCAAAGGGCAGCGTAATCCGCCGCCTGAAACCGATTGGAACGCCCGGATATCCTCTCGGCACCGATGAGTTGGGCCGAGATATGCTCTCCCGCCTGATCCACGGCGCTCGC from the Rhizobium rhizoryzae genome contains:
- a CDS encoding ABC transporter permease, whose translation is MLLYALKRILHVIPVTIGVSIVCFMLIHIAPGDPLAAILPSDASAEMQAQMRSFYGLDQPLPVQYLLWAWHALKGDLGTSIASGRPVLGEILDASVNSIILAVAAAGIGFITGSVLGFLAGVFRGTWIDRAASAVSMLGVSVPHYWLGMVLVIAFSVTLGWLPAMGGGPEGSTGRGFSWAYLQFLILPAVTMSVIPMGIIARTIRSLVADILSQDFTQALAAKGLMSRQIMRHVIRNVAPTALSVMGLQLGYLLGGSILIETVFSWPGTGFLLNGAIFTRDLPILQGTILVLAMFFVLLNLAVDVLQSAIDPRIQRS